In a single window of the Flavobacterium sp. W4I14 genome:
- a CDS encoding outer membrane protein OmpA-like peptidoglycan-associated protein (product_source=COG2885; cath_funfam=3.30.1330.60; cleavage_site_network=SignalP-noTM; cog=COG2885; pfam=PF00691,PF13488; smart=SM01378; superfamily=103088; transmembrane_helix_parts=Inside_1_52,TMhelix_53_75,Outside_76_225) — MSISKVRIATLSIGLAVGSMAFQSCDSLTKTQKGAGIGAAAGGVIGALIGKKAGNTAVGALIGGAIGGTAGAFIGRRMDRQAAEIQKAIPNAEVIREGEGIIVKFDSGILFDFDKTALKDAAKTNIQSLASSLNQYPDTDIKIIGHTDSRGTEQYNMGLSERRAAAVKAYAVSQGVPSTRLVTIGKGFAEPIADNETDAGRAANRRVEIVIVANDALKATAQKQG, encoded by the coding sequence TAGCAGTAGGGTCGATGGCATTCCAAAGTTGTGATAGTTTAACTAAAACACAAAAAGGAGCTGGTATTGGTGCTGCAGCTGGTGGTGTTATTGGTGCATTGATCGGTAAAAAAGCCGGTAATACAGCAGTTGGCGCCTTGATTGGTGGTGCTATTGGCGGTACAGCGGGAGCTTTTATCGGCCGTAGAATGGACAGACAGGCAGCTGAAATTCAGAAAGCTATTCCTAATGCAGAAGTTATTCGTGAAGGTGAAGGAATTATTGTAAAATTCGACAGTGGTATTTTATTCGATTTCGATAAAACGGCTTTAAAAGATGCAGCTAAAACAAATATTCAGAGTTTAGCTTCTTCATTAAATCAATATCCTGATACTGATATCAAAATTATCGGTCATACCGATAGTCGTGGTACCGAACAATATAACATGGGCTTATCAGAAAGAAGAGCAGCAGCAGTTAAAGCTTATGCCGTTTCTCAAGGTGTACCTTCAACAAGGTTAGTTACCATTGGTAAAGGTTTTGCTGAGCCAATTGCCGATAATGAAACTGATGCAGGTCGTGCAGCTAACCGTCGTGTAGAGATTGTAATCGTTGCTAATGATGCATTAAAAGCAACAGCACAGAAACAAGGATAA